The following are from one region of the Planctomonas sp. JC2975 genome:
- a CDS encoding phosphoenolpyruvate carboxylase — protein sequence MTNGAPSNHPLEDAQARALRSGDVPEALRSDVRFLGELLGRVLIESGGQDLLDDVEKLRALTIDAYERKGEASIEDAEALVEGFSLQRAEQVARAFTCYFHLVNLAEERHRVRVLLARDPWATDGHRPAESFAAAFAAVSAELGDEEARDRVENLEFRPVLTAHPTEARRRAIAYSIRRISDLVAEHDDPRLGTLAQSENERQLLAEIDTLWRTAPLRSTRPTPLDEVRTAMNIFDQTLFQVIPQVYRLIDERLAGPDASPRRPDARAFVRFGSWIGADRDGNPFVTAKVTRKAAAIASEHVLLGLERATDRIGRTLTLDAGDTPPSQELQELWRRQRALAEDLTADVATRSPNEPHRRVLLVVAERIQATRRRNADLAYENPDALLDDLRIVQRSLAEAGDLRNAYGEVQHLIWQVETFGFHLAELEVRQHSKVHRQTLEAIAAGAHGDDDLDEMSAEVLDVFRVIAHLQSRYGVDAAKRYIISFTQSADDIANVFRLAEHALGSAEAAPVLDVIPLFETFDDLNASTEILDLMITLPEVQKRLEQTGRRLEVMLGYSDSSKDVGPVSATLALYDAQARIAQWAKRNDIVLTLFHGRGGALGRGGGPANEAVLAQPPGSVDGRFKLTEQGEVIFAQYGDPVIAVRHLEQIAAATLMASVPSIGERNASAAAEFAPLAAQLDKVSRERFYELVRADGFAPWFGRVTPQEEIGLLALGSRPARRGLSLESLEDLRAIPWVFAWTQARINLTGWFGLGSALAAVGDEKLLRDAYDRWPLFRTMIENVEMSLAKTDERLARRYLALGDRDELAQLVLDEMALTREWALKTSGASELVAGRPVLSRAVRLRSPYVDALSLLQLRALRALRSDADASTIDETQQDELRRLLLLSVNGVAAGLQNTG from the coding sequence ATGACGAACGGTGCCCCCTCGAATCACCCGCTTGAAGACGCCCAGGCGCGCGCCCTGCGCAGCGGCGACGTGCCGGAAGCGCTGCGCTCCGACGTGCGCTTCCTCGGTGAACTGCTCGGCCGTGTGCTGATCGAGTCCGGCGGGCAGGACCTGCTCGACGACGTCGAGAAGCTGCGCGCGCTCACGATCGATGCCTACGAACGCAAGGGCGAGGCGTCCATCGAAGACGCTGAAGCCCTCGTCGAGGGCTTCAGCCTGCAGCGCGCCGAGCAGGTGGCGCGCGCGTTCACGTGCTACTTCCACCTCGTGAATCTCGCGGAGGAACGGCACAGGGTACGCGTGCTGCTCGCCCGCGACCCGTGGGCGACGGACGGCCACCGTCCCGCCGAATCCTTCGCAGCCGCGTTCGCCGCCGTCAGCGCCGAGCTGGGCGACGAGGAGGCCAGGGATCGCGTCGAGAACCTCGAGTTCCGTCCCGTGCTCACCGCGCACCCGACCGAGGCCCGTCGTCGTGCGATCGCGTACAGCATCCGCCGCATCAGCGACCTCGTCGCAGAGCACGACGATCCCCGCCTCGGCACGCTGGCCCAGTCGGAGAACGAACGCCAGCTCCTCGCCGAGATCGACACCCTGTGGCGAACTGCGCCGCTGCGGTCGACACGCCCCACCCCGCTCGACGAGGTGCGCACGGCGATGAACATCTTCGACCAGACCCTTTTCCAGGTGATCCCGCAGGTCTACCGTCTCATCGACGAGCGTCTTGCCGGACCGGACGCCTCCCCGCGCCGCCCCGACGCACGGGCCTTCGTGCGCTTCGGATCGTGGATCGGTGCCGACCGCGACGGCAACCCCTTCGTGACCGCCAAGGTGACGCGCAAGGCTGCGGCGATCGCATCCGAGCACGTGCTCCTCGGACTCGAACGCGCCACGGACCGGATCGGACGCACCCTCACCCTCGATGCCGGCGACACCCCGCCCAGCCAGGAACTGCAGGAGCTCTGGCGACGCCAGCGCGCCCTCGCAGAGGACCTCACGGCCGACGTCGCCACCCGCTCGCCCAACGAGCCGCACCGCCGAGTGCTGCTGGTGGTCGCCGAGCGGATCCAGGCCACACGGCGTCGCAACGCCGACCTCGCCTACGAGAACCCGGATGCCCTCCTCGACGACCTGAGGATCGTGCAGCGCTCGCTCGCCGAGGCCGGTGACCTGCGCAACGCCTACGGAGAGGTGCAGCACCTCATCTGGCAGGTCGAGACCTTCGGATTCCACCTCGCAGAGCTCGAGGTGCGCCAGCACTCCAAGGTGCACCGTCAGACGCTCGAGGCGATCGCGGCCGGAGCGCACGGCGACGACGACCTCGACGAGATGAGCGCAGAGGTCCTCGACGTGTTCCGCGTGATCGCGCACCTGCAGAGCAGGTACGGCGTGGACGCCGCCAAGCGCTACATCATCTCGTTCACGCAATCCGCCGACGACATCGCCAATGTGTTCCGGCTGGCCGAGCACGCACTCGGGTCAGCGGAGGCTGCACCGGTGCTCGACGTCATCCCGCTGTTCGAGACGTTCGACGATCTGAACGCGTCGACCGAGATCCTCGACCTGATGATCACCCTCCCCGAGGTGCAGAAGCGGCTGGAGCAGACCGGCCGGCGCCTCGAGGTGATGCTCGGCTACTCCGACTCGTCGAAGGATGTCGGTCCCGTCTCGGCGACCCTCGCGCTCTACGACGCCCAGGCCCGCATCGCGCAGTGGGCGAAGCGCAACGACATCGTCCTCACGCTCTTCCACGGACGCGGCGGAGCACTCGGACGCGGCGGCGGACCGGCCAACGAGGCCGTGCTCGCACAGCCGCCGGGATCCGTCGACGGCCGGTTCAAGCTCACCGAGCAGGGCGAGGTCATCTTCGCCCAGTACGGGGATCCGGTCATCGCCGTTCGCCACCTGGAGCAGATCGCCGCGGCGACGCTGATGGCATCTGTCCCCTCCATCGGCGAACGGAACGCGAGCGCCGCCGCCGAGTTCGCACCGCTGGCCGCCCAGCTCGACAAGGTCAGCAGGGAGCGCTTCTACGAACTCGTGCGCGCTGACGGATTCGCGCCGTGGTTCGGCCGCGTCACGCCGCAGGAGGAGATCGGACTACTGGCACTCGGATCCCGTCCGGCACGCCGTGGGCTCTCGCTCGAGTCCCTCGAGGACCTGCGCGCGATCCCGTGGGTCTTCGCCTGGACGCAGGCCCGCATCAACCTCACCGGATGGTTCGGGCTCGGCTCGGCGCTCGCCGCCGTCGGCGATGAGAAGCTCCTGCGGGACGCCTACGACCGGTGGCCGCTCTTCCGCACCATGATCGAGAACGTCGAGATGTCGCTCGCGAAGACCGACGAGCGCCTCGCCCGCCGCTATCTGGCGCTCGGTGATCGCGACGAGCTCGCGCAGCTGGTGCTCGACGAAATGGCGCTGACGCGCGAATGGGCGCTCAAGACGAGCGGCGCATCCGAGCTCGTCGCCGGCCGCCCCGTGCTGAGCCGGGCCGTACGCCTGCGCAGCCCGTACGTCGACGCCCTGTCGCTGCTGCAGCTGCGCGCATTGCGCGCCCTGCGCTCCGACGCGGATGCCTCCACCATCGACGAGACACAGCAGGACGAGTTGCGCCGCCTGCTCCTGCTCAGCGTGAACGGAGTCGCGGCCGGCCTGCAGAACACCGGCTGA
- a CDS encoding LacI family DNA-binding transcriptional regulator: protein MRATVKDVAAMAGVSPKTVSNVINGIVFVRPETRERVEKALTELDYVPNLSARGLRNGRTGVIALALPDLATAYSAEMGHHFVEAAHDRGWAVQLEETGGRPEREELLLSRARAHLVDGLVLNPVVSDEFALPDDPSRIPAAVVIGEVEQKRLDQVRVDPVRAAYDMTTLLLQAGHRRIAVLGSPVTSATFTARLRTVGYREALADAGIRHDPALELGCDDWSPRGGAATLAVFLERNPLPDALFCFTDSLAIGALSELWRRGIPVPQAVSVAGFDDVAHGEFASPPLTTVSFDKRAFADVALDRLADRISDPARAASVTTVPHRIIERDSTR from the coding sequence GTGCGCGCAACGGTGAAGGACGTCGCCGCCATGGCAGGCGTGTCGCCGAAGACCGTCTCGAACGTGATCAATGGCATCGTCTTCGTGCGTCCGGAAACCCGGGAACGCGTCGAGAAGGCACTGACCGAACTCGACTATGTGCCCAACCTGAGCGCACGCGGGCTGCGCAACGGACGAACGGGCGTCATCGCACTCGCCCTCCCCGATCTCGCCACCGCATACTCAGCCGAGATGGGCCACCACTTCGTGGAGGCCGCACACGATCGCGGATGGGCCGTGCAGCTCGAGGAGACCGGCGGCCGTCCGGAGCGCGAGGAGCTGCTCCTGTCGCGCGCAAGGGCGCACCTTGTCGACGGCCTGGTGCTCAATCCCGTGGTCTCGGACGAGTTCGCGCTGCCCGACGATCCCTCGCGCATCCCCGCCGCCGTCGTGATCGGCGAGGTCGAGCAGAAGCGGCTCGACCAGGTGCGCGTGGATCCCGTGCGGGCGGCATATGACATGACGACGCTGCTCCTCCAGGCGGGTCACCGGCGCATCGCCGTGCTCGGTTCGCCCGTGACGTCGGCCACGTTCACCGCCCGGCTGCGCACCGTCGGTTACCGGGAGGCGCTGGCGGATGCCGGCATCCGGCACGACCCCGCCCTGGAACTCGGCTGCGACGACTGGTCACCGCGCGGAGGTGCCGCGACGCTCGCAGTCTTCCTCGAGCGCAACCCGCTGCCCGACGCCTTGTTCTGCTTCACGGACTCGCTCGCCATCGGCGCCCTCAGCGAGCTCTGGCGGCGCGGCATCCCGGTGCCCCAGGCCGTCTCCGTCGCCGGATTCGACGATGTCGCGCACGGCGAGTTCGCCAGTCCGCCGCTCACCACCGTGTCGTTCGACAAACGCGCCTTCGCGGATGTGGCGCTCGACCGCCTCGCCGACCGCATCTCGGACCCGGCGCGTGCGGCCTCCGTCACGACCGTTCCGCACCGGATCATCGAGCGCGACAGCACGCGCTGA
- a CDS encoding carbohydrate ABC transporter permease, which yields MSATTARPRMKSPISAAAPARTAPSTRVSGRTFNIVALIVLIVFAIVWLIPSLFALKTSLTDNGTAALGASAILGDWNPTLASYASYFQAGDIWNWYIASAITSVFTAVLTVFFASMAAFALSRLRFRFSNVVLLLIVLGIMIPSQVLIVPIFQELNAMNLLNTYWSVIFPQVPAVIAVFIFKQFFDGIPRELEEAARIDGAGLWKIYWSVVLPLSRPVLAAVTILTFVGVWNNLLLPLFVLSNPNLMTIPVGLATVQGSFGQRYADIQAGAILAALPLIILYLIFQRQIVEGVTGSGLKG from the coding sequence ATGTCGGCTACGACCGCACGTCCCCGCATGAAGTCTCCGATCTCCGCAGCGGCACCGGCGCGCACGGCGCCGTCGACGCGCGTGAGCGGGCGCACGTTCAACATCGTCGCGCTCATCGTGCTGATCGTCTTCGCGATCGTCTGGCTGATCCCGAGCCTCTTCGCACTGAAGACCTCGCTCACCGACAACGGCACGGCAGCCCTCGGCGCGTCGGCCATTCTCGGCGACTGGAACCCGACGCTCGCCTCCTACGCGTCGTACTTCCAGGCGGGCGACATCTGGAACTGGTACATCGCCAGCGCGATCACCTCGGTGTTCACGGCGGTGCTCACCGTGTTCTTCGCGTCGATGGCAGCGTTCGCGTTGTCGCGGCTGAGGTTCCGGTTCTCGAACGTCGTGCTGCTGCTGATCGTGCTCGGCATCATGATCCCGAGCCAGGTGCTCATCGTGCCGATCTTCCAGGAGCTCAACGCGATGAACCTCCTGAACACCTACTGGTCGGTGATCTTCCCGCAGGTGCCGGCGGTGATCGCGGTGTTCATCTTCAAGCAGTTCTTCGACGGCATCCCCCGGGAGCTCGAGGAAGCGGCGCGGATCGACGGCGCAGGCCTCTGGAAGATCTACTGGTCCGTCGTGCTGCCGCTGTCGCGTCCGGTGCTGGCGGCGGTGACGATCCTCACGTTCGTCGGCGTCTGGAACAACCTGCTGCTGCCCCTGTTCGTGCTGTCCAACCCGAACCTGATGACCATCCCGGTCGGGCTCGCCACGGTGCAGGGCAGCTTCGGGCAGCGTTACGCCGACATCCAGGCGGGAGCGATCCTCGCGGCGCTGCCGCTGATCATCCTGTACCTGATCTTCCAGCGTCAGATCGTCGAGGGCGTCACGGGCAGCGGCCTCAAGGGCTGA
- a CDS encoding sugar ABC transporter permease, translating to MTTATAARPRPRAASSTGLTHSPMQRKDGRRAWLFLAPFGIFYLAFLLGPTIYMLVMSFFNTSMVRTGLGSFAGLANYEEMLSRPDFWNSLWHTLQFTLYTTPPLVILAFIFAVLTNRMNRGQWFYRLAFFLPFILPSATISLIWVFVFTPGTGLWALVETWFGINPGSGVLSSPDTAMIGVAIATVWWTLGFNYVLYLAGLQDIPRELYEAAAVDGASTWSQIRYITIPMLSRTTTLVILLQIIASLKIFDQVYLMTGGGPGISTQVSLQLITNTGFTDNRLGAAAAASVLLFIVIIVIAIIRQLTDRSAAKKEA from the coding sequence GTGACCACCGCAACCGCCGCCCGACCCCGGCCCCGTGCCGCGAGCAGTACGGGCCTGACCCATTCGCCGATGCAGCGCAAGGACGGACGCCGCGCCTGGCTCTTCCTCGCCCCGTTCGGCATCTTCTACCTGGCGTTCCTCCTGGGGCCCACCATCTACATGCTCGTGATGAGCTTCTTCAACACGTCGATGGTGCGAACGGGCCTCGGATCGTTCGCCGGTCTCGCCAACTACGAGGAGATGCTCTCCAGGCCGGACTTCTGGAACTCGCTGTGGCACACGCTGCAGTTCACGCTCTACACCACCCCGCCGCTGGTCATCCTCGCGTTCATCTTCGCGGTGCTGACCAACCGGATGAATCGGGGTCAGTGGTTCTACCGGCTCGCGTTCTTCCTGCCGTTCATCCTCCCCTCGGCGACGATCTCCCTCATCTGGGTGTTCGTCTTCACGCCGGGCACGGGGCTCTGGGCGCTGGTGGAGACTTGGTTCGGCATCAACCCCGGATCGGGCGTGCTCTCCAGCCCGGACACCGCGATGATCGGCGTGGCGATCGCCACGGTCTGGTGGACGCTCGGCTTCAACTACGTGCTCTACTTGGCCGGACTCCAGGACATCCCTCGGGAGCTGTATGAGGCGGCGGCGGTCGACGGAGCGTCGACGTGGTCGCAGATCCGCTACATCACGATCCCGATGCTGAGCAGGACGACGACCCTCGTCATCCTGCTGCAGATCATCGCCAGCCTGAAGATCTTCGACCAGGTCTACCTGATGACGGGAGGCGGCCCCGGCATCTCGACGCAGGTCTCCCTGCAGCTCATCACGAACACCGGATTCACGGACAACCGCCTCGGCGCCGCGGCAGCCGCCAGCGTGCTCCTGTTCATCGTGATCATCGTGATCGCGATCATCCGTCAGCTCACCGATCGCTCTGCGGCCAAGAAGGAGGCCTGA
- a CDS encoding extracellular solute-binding protein produces MARSSTGLSRRGFLAAGLGAATIPLLAGCSSNIGQTVAAGLFGTRLPTSTLVYWNLFGGGDGTRMQAMESGYMDKYGADSLQSTTFAWGNPYYTKVTLATVGNKPPDVAVSHLTRAKPLWDGGLLEPITDDDLASVGLSSADFSKRPWDAQRTNGHNIAVPLDTHPLVMFYNQDVIKKAGLLDSDGVMKKLNDMDSFESALAAISKVTKGAAMTIANVAGETATPWRVFWTFYNQHSAATPFLSDNGSKLTVNEDVYNDVTSRLQSWVKKGWVNQALDYATAESYMFTGKSGLYLEGEWEITTAQSVKGLKFGIVPVPTLWDKAATQADSHTFVLPRKDRTPEQRKQAMLFIRSMLDQSLTWAKGGHIPAFQRVAQSSAYKALTPQSDYASVASSAVYDDPAWYGGSGSTFEGIVGAQLGLVQQLSLTPQQALQAMKDQLGVYLNTPSPL; encoded by the coding sequence ATGGCACGAAGCAGCACGGGCCTGAGCCGCCGCGGATTCCTCGCGGCCGGCCTGGGCGCCGCGACGATTCCACTCCTCGCCGGATGCTCGAGCAACATCGGCCAGACGGTGGCCGCCGGCTTGTTCGGCACGCGGCTTCCCACCTCGACACTCGTCTACTGGAACCTGTTCGGCGGCGGCGACGGCACTCGCATGCAGGCGATGGAATCCGGCTACATGGACAAGTACGGCGCGGACTCCCTGCAGTCCACCACGTTCGCGTGGGGCAATCCGTACTACACCAAGGTGACGCTGGCGACGGTCGGCAACAAGCCGCCGGACGTCGCGGTCTCGCACCTCACCAGGGCGAAGCCGCTCTGGGACGGCGGACTCCTCGAGCCGATCACGGATGACGACCTGGCATCCGTCGGACTGAGCTCAGCCGACTTCAGCAAGCGGCCATGGGATGCCCAGCGCACGAACGGCCACAACATCGCGGTGCCCCTGGACACGCATCCGCTCGTCATGTTCTACAACCAGGACGTCATCAAGAAGGCCGGCCTGCTGGACTCGGACGGCGTGATGAAGAAGCTCAACGACATGGACTCCTTCGAGTCGGCGCTCGCGGCGATCAGCAAGGTCACCAAGGGTGCTGCGATGACGATCGCGAACGTCGCGGGCGAGACGGCGACACCGTGGCGCGTGTTCTGGACGTTCTACAACCAGCACTCGGCGGCCACGCCGTTCCTCTCCGACAACGGGTCGAAGCTGACGGTGAACGAGGACGTCTACAACGATGTGACGAGCCGGCTCCAGTCGTGGGTGAAGAAGGGCTGGGTCAACCAGGCCCTCGACTACGCCACCGCCGAGTCGTACATGTTCACTGGCAAGTCGGGGCTCTACCTCGAGGGCGAGTGGGAGATCACCACGGCGCAATCGGTGAAGGGTCTGAAGTTCGGCATCGTCCCGGTGCCGACGCTCTGGGACAAGGCGGCGACGCAGGCCGACTCGCACACGTTCGTGCTGCCCCGCAAGGACCGCACACCGGAGCAGCGCAAACAGGCGATGCTGTTCATCCGTTCGATGCTCGATCAGAGCCTCACCTGGGCGAAGGGCGGACACATCCCGGCGTTCCAGCGTGTTGCGCAGAGCTCGGCGTACAAGGCGCTCACCCCTCAGTCGGACTACGCCTCCGTCGCATCCAGCGCCGTCTACGACGACCCGGCGTGGTACGGCGGTTCCGGATCCACGTTCGAGGGCATCGTCGGTGCCCAGCTCGGACTCGTGCAGCAGCTCTCGCTGACTCCTCAACAGGCCCTGCAGGCCATGAAGGACCAGCTCGGGGTGTACCTCAATACCCCCAGCCCCCTCTGA
- a CDS encoding alpha-N-arabinofuranosidase has translation MSRASITIDRDFTVGPVPRRIFGNFVEHMGRCVYTGIYEPGHPEADENGYRRDVLDLVKELGVSVVRYPGGNFVSGYNWEDGIGPVESRPRRLDGAWHTVETNAFGLHEFAGWAKKANVEIMEAINLGTRGVDAARELVEYANHPGGTYLSDLRKKNGSADPFGIKLWCLGNEMDGPWQIGHKTAEEYGRLAQEAGKAMRLVDPSIELVASGSSNRGMPTFGSWEQTVLGHTYDVVDYVSLHAYYEEKDGDVASFLASGVDMDLFIDGVISTADAIRASGKHSKYLNLSFDEWNVWYQTAREGDDLPEAIEARGEWHVHPRIIEDEYNVTDAVVVGTLLNSLLRHGDRVSIANQAQLVNVIAPIRSEENGSAWRQSIFWPFARMSELARGEILRLATTSDRFDTAKYGDADLVDASATWDEERGRVALFLANRGLDEAADVAVALRGFDTGRVTRAEVLQIPEGTDRFTTNDEQHQDRVGLIPLNDVTVEAGALHVTLPALSWAVVEIEVTKA, from the coding sequence ATGTCACGCGCCAGCATCACGATCGATCGCGACTTCACCGTCGGACCGGTGCCGAGACGGATCTTCGGCAACTTCGTCGAGCACATGGGCCGCTGCGTGTACACCGGTATCTACGAACCAGGGCATCCTGAGGCCGACGAGAACGGCTATCGCCGTGACGTGCTCGACCTCGTGAAGGAGCTCGGCGTCAGCGTCGTGCGCTACCCGGGCGGCAACTTCGTGTCCGGCTACAACTGGGAAGACGGAATCGGGCCCGTCGAGTCCCGACCGCGCCGTCTCGACGGCGCCTGGCACACCGTGGAGACCAACGCGTTCGGACTCCACGAGTTCGCCGGGTGGGCGAAGAAGGCGAACGTCGAGATCATGGAGGCCATCAACCTCGGCACCCGCGGAGTGGACGCCGCCCGCGAGCTCGTCGAGTACGCCAACCACCCGGGCGGCACCTACCTGAGCGACCTGCGCAAGAAGAACGGCTCGGCTGATCCGTTCGGCATCAAGCTCTGGTGCCTCGGCAACGAGATGGACGGCCCCTGGCAGATCGGCCACAAGACGGCAGAGGAGTATGGCCGCCTCGCCCAGGAAGCCGGCAAGGCGATGCGTCTGGTCGACCCCTCGATCGAGCTGGTCGCCAGCGGCAGCTCCAACCGCGGCATGCCGACGTTCGGCAGCTGGGAGCAGACAGTGCTCGGCCACACGTACGACGTCGTCGACTACGTGTCGTTGCACGCGTACTACGAGGAGAAGGACGGCGACGTCGCCAGCTTCCTCGCATCCGGCGTCGACATGGACCTGTTCATCGACGGTGTCATCTCCACCGCCGACGCGATCCGGGCCAGTGGCAAGCACTCCAAGTACCTGAACCTCTCGTTCGATGAGTGGAACGTCTGGTACCAGACCGCCCGCGAAGGCGACGACCTGCCCGAGGCCATCGAGGCCAGGGGCGAGTGGCACGTGCATCCGCGCATCATCGAGGACGAGTACAACGTGACGGATGCCGTCGTCGTCGGCACCCTGCTCAACTCGCTGCTGCGTCACGGCGACCGGGTCTCGATCGCCAACCAGGCCCAGCTCGTGAACGTGATCGCGCCGATCCGCAGCGAGGAGAACGGGTCGGCCTGGCGTCAGTCCATCTTCTGGCCGTTCGCGCGGATGTCGGAGCTCGCGCGAGGCGAGATCCTCCGTCTGGCCACGACCAGCGACCGCTTCGACACCGCCAAGTACGGCGACGCCGACCTGGTCGACGCCAGCGCCACCTGGGACGAGGAAAGGGGACGCGTCGCGCTGTTCCTCGCCAACCGCGGACTGGATGAGGCTGCGGATGTCGCAGTCGCCCTGCGCGGATTCGACACCGGCCGCGTCACCCGCGCCGAAGTGCTGCAGATTCCAGAAGGTACGGACCGCTTCACCACGAACGACGAGCAGCACCAGGACCGCGTCGGGCTCATCCCGCTGAACGACGTGACGGTCGAGGCCGGCGCACTGCACGTGACGCTGCCCGCTCTGTCCTGGGCCGTCGTCGAGATCGAGGTGACGAAGGCCTAG
- a CDS encoding aminoglycoside phosphotransferase family protein, translating to MPDDIPTTRGIAASLATELERDWTEAGEPTPRSQLAVGQHLAAELATAPSGAADAFAVNGDFHFDQVLAAERAAWLVVDPVLLRGDREYDIGRVLWSRLDELPDDGDVRDAFELFVRVAEVPRDRARSWVVLRSMSYLTWGIPRGLTEDPVRCRRLLDLFA from the coding sequence ATGCCCGACGACATCCCGACGACGCGCGGGATCGCCGCGTCACTCGCGACGGAGCTCGAACGCGACTGGACGGAAGCGGGAGAGCCCACCCCTCGCTCGCAGCTCGCTGTCGGCCAGCACCTCGCGGCCGAGCTCGCGACAGCACCTTCGGGCGCCGCCGACGCGTTCGCCGTGAACGGAGACTTCCACTTCGATCAGGTGCTCGCGGCCGAGCGCGCGGCATGGCTCGTCGTGGATCCGGTGCTCCTTCGCGGTGATCGCGAGTACGACATCGGGCGGGTGCTGTGGAGCCGCCTCGACGAGCTCCCGGATGACGGAGACGTGCGCGACGCGTTCGAGCTGTTCGTGCGAGTCGCGGAAGTTCCGCGCGATCGCGCCCGATCCTGGGTGGTGCTGCGCTCGATGTCCTACCTGACGTGGGGCATCCCCCGGGGCCTCACCGAGGATCCGGTCCGCTGCCGCCGGCTTCTCGACCTCTTCGCCTGA
- a CDS encoding amino acid ABC transporter ATP-binding protein yields the protein MSETGQNATAQASVPMVNAVGVSKSFGSNEVLKSISLQVQRGEVMCVIGPSGSGKSTFLRCINHLENIDAGRLYVDGKLVGYQQKGDKLFELKPADAARQRRDIGMVFQHFNLFPHMTALENVIEAPIRVNGMSKADAVARGKELLTRVGLAGHIGHYPSQLSGGQQQRVAIARALAMDPKLMLFDEPTSALDPELVGDVLDVMRGLAQSGMTMVVVTHEMGFAREVGDSLVFMDGGVIVESGDPKQVLTDPQHERTKTFLSKVL from the coding sequence ATGAGCGAGACCGGTCAGAATGCCACGGCACAGGCGTCCGTTCCGATGGTGAACGCGGTCGGGGTGTCGAAGAGCTTCGGCAGCAACGAGGTGCTGAAGTCGATCTCGCTGCAGGTGCAGCGCGGCGAGGTGATGTGCGTCATCGGGCCGAGCGGATCCGGCAAGTCCACGTTCCTGCGCTGCATCAACCACCTGGAGAACATCGACGCGGGCCGCCTTTATGTCGACGGCAAGCTCGTCGGCTATCAGCAGAAGGGCGACAAGCTCTTCGAGCTGAAGCCGGCCGACGCCGCCAGGCAGCGCCGCGACATCGGCATGGTGTTCCAGCACTTCAACCTGTTCCCGCACATGACGGCGCTCGAGAACGTGATCGAGGCACCGATCCGCGTGAACGGCATGTCGAAAGCGGATGCCGTGGCCCGCGGCAAGGAACTCCTCACCCGGGTGGGGCTCGCCGGCCACATCGGCCACTACCCGTCCCAGCTGTCAGGGGGTCAGCAGCAGCGCGTCGCGATCGCCAGGGCGCTCGCCATGGATCCGAAGCTCATGCTGTTCGATGAACCGACCAGCGCGCTCGACCCGGAGCTGGTCGGCGATGTCCTCGACGTCATGCGCGGACTCGCGCAGAGCGGCATGACCATGGTCGTGGTGACGCACGAGATGGGATTCGCCCGCGAGGTCGGCGACTCCCTCGTCTTCATGGACGGCGGCGTCATCGTCGAGTCGGGCGATCCGAAGCAGGTGCTGACGGATCCGCAGCACGAGCGCACAAAGACGTTCCTGTCCAAGGTGCTGTGA
- a CDS encoding amino acid ABC transporter permease, producing MTGVPTTSSTPTERAEAIKAVKLRHPWRIVIAIVLIVLLVLFVLDAAQRKAFGWADVGKYLFDIRISQAALITLELTVYSMVIGIILGLVLAVMRLSPNPVLKSVAWLYLWIFRGTPVYVQLVFWGLITLIYNSIVIGIPFVHTWTTIPITWVPPLFFISVVGLSLNEAAYMAEIVRAGLLSVDPGQEEAAKALGMSWWQTMRRIVIPQSMRVIIPPTGNEVISMLKTTTLVAAVPFTLDLFGRARDISAETFTPIPLLIVASLWYLFFTSILMIGQYFLEKRFSRGVGRDRPVVGVGVDVDPAVTTGGAGGFR from the coding sequence ATGACAGGCGTGCCGACCACGAGCAGCACGCCGACGGAGCGAGCCGAAGCGATCAAGGCGGTGAAGCTGCGGCATCCGTGGCGCATCGTCATCGCCATCGTGCTCATCGTGCTCCTCGTGCTGTTCGTGCTGGACGCGGCTCAGCGCAAGGCCTTCGGCTGGGCCGACGTCGGAAAGTACCTCTTCGACATCCGCATCAGCCAGGCCGCCCTCATCACCCTCGAGCTGACCGTGTACTCCATGGTCATCGGCATCATCCTCGGGCTCGTCCTCGCGGTCATGCGGTTGTCGCCGAATCCGGTGCTGAAGTCCGTCGCCTGGCTGTACCTCTGGATCTTCCGCGGCACCCCGGTGTACGTGCAGCTCGTGTTCTGGGGTCTCATCACGCTTATCTACAACTCGATCGTGATCGGCATCCCGTTCGTGCACACGTGGACGACCATCCCCATCACGTGGGTGCCCCCGCTGTTCTTCATCTCCGTCGTGGGACTCTCTCTCAACGAGGCCGCGTACATGGCGGAGATCGTGCGCGCCGGCCTGCTCTCGGTCGACCCGGGTCAGGAGGAGGCGGCGAAGGCCCTCGGCATGTCGTGGTGGCAGACCATGCGGCGCATCGTCATCCCGCAGTCGATGCGGGTGATCATCCCGCCGACGGGCAACGAGGTCATCTCGATGCTGAAGACTACGACCCTGGTGGCCGCGGTGCCGTTCACGCTCGATCTGTTCGGCCGGGCGCGCGACATCTCCGCGGAGACGTTCACGCCCATCCCGTTGCTGATCGTGGCATCGCTCTGGTACCTGTTCTTCACGTCGATCCTGATGATCGGGCAGTACTTCCTCGAGAAGCGGTTCTCCCGCGGCGTAGGTCGCGATCGCCCGGTCGTGGGAGTGGGCGTCGATGTCGACCCGGCTGTGACAACAGGCGGCGCGGGAGGATTCCGATGA